The following are encoded together in the Takifugu flavidus isolate HTHZ2018 chromosome 22, ASM371156v2, whole genome shotgun sequence genome:
- the dcp1b gene encoding mRNA-decapping enzyme 1B isoform X1 has product MSAKGLDISLAALQRQDPYIKNIVDVASQVALYTFNNRANEWEKTEVEGALFVYTRLASPRHGFTIMNRLSMKNLTEPITKDLDFQLQHPFLLYRNARFVIHGIWFYDKEDCRRIAQRMKTLTQLEQALAQPQVKCLSHEGGGGEAKTVDIIKMLTNARTDYEKAQPTPEPKEISGSNVLCRNPNLIKPIPVKPNAQDSDYAEPRGLSLATLFGFQKDQQSARPDPVSPLATPLEASSPGLVRPPAARTLTYDDALNPNREVGNAATARSPGRGQAAVTGAQALREVGGNVVAGLVQSSGATQHQRDQDEPQQHCPAIQKLMQGQRAVGGGVGVLQTVSESPENRLCDNGAPVEHHPHPLVPPHHHHHQHQHHQQQLQLDPIKSLFQTPLVFPSSTLLPSAALLSCSTSSLQPGVTCQPIALDSVPPSLFQAQQRHQSSFEPSRPPTETQHNRLALTLEDKGWPAQIPGVVSPHELLQKLRLVQHEQRETPSDPLRPSPGLAPRFAGPTQGLAERPTPDRSTTAPREKPERQIPTIPATPGPNPLLSPNVFTQAKTCPGLTGAATGRSLLFPKLPVQPEVPVLSRSQLQATLLSLIKSDSSFLDTIYEAYISRFANSTSSKY; this is encoded by the exons ATGTCCGCCAAAGGACTCGACATAAGTCTGGCTGCCCTACAGCGACAAGATCCTTACATCAAAAACATTGTTGATGTGGCCAGTCAAGTCGCTCTGTATACATTTAACAACAGGGCTAATGAGTGG GAGAAGACTGAAGTTGAAGGTGCACTCTTCGTGTACACCAG ATTGGCATCTCCCAGACATGGTTTCACCATTATGAACAGACTCAGCATGAAGAACCTGACAGAGCCAATCACCAAAGACCTGGACTTCCAGCTCCAGCACCCTTTTCTGCTGTACCGCAATGCACGCT TTGTTATCCATGGGATTTGGTTCTATGATAAGGAGGACTGTCGGCGCATTGCCCAGAGAATGAAGAC GCTGACCCAACTGGAGCAGGCTCTTGCTCAGCCCCAGGTCAAGTGTTTGTCCCACGAAGGGGGGGGTGGTGAGGCAAAGACAGTGGACATCATTAAAATGTTGACCAACGCACGGACGGATTATGAAAAG gcCCAGCCCACACCAGAACCGAAGGAGATCAGTGGCAGCAATGTCCTCTGTAGGAACCCCAACCTGATCAAGCCGATCCCTGTGAAACCAAACGCTCAG GACAGTGATTATGCTGAACCCAGGGGCCTCTCCCTGGCCACACTTTTTGGTTTCCAAAAAGATCAGCAGTCAGCCAGACCTGACCCGGTCTCTCCCCTGGCCACCCCTCTGGAGGCGTCGTCACCGGGACTCGTTCGGCCGCCTGCAGCCCGTACGCTGACCTACGACGATGCTTTAAATCCCAACAGAGAAGTAGGAAACGCAGCTACCGCGCGGTCTCCGGGTCGAGGACAAGCAGCCGTAACTGGAGCACAGGCGCTTAGGGAAGTCGGTGGAAACGTGGTTGCGGGCTTGGTTCAAAGTTCCGGTGCCACTCAGCATCAGCGAGATCAAGACGAGCCACAGCAGCACTGCCCAGCCATCCAGAAGCTCATGCAGGGACAGAGAGCCGTCGGTGGCGGCGTAGGAGTACTTCAGACTGTGTCCGAGTCCCCGGAGAATAGGCTGTGTGACAATGGGGCTCCCGTGGAgcatcacccccacccccttgtCCCccctcaccatcaccatcaccagcaccagcaccaccagcagcaactGCAACTTGACCCCATAAAGAGCCTCTTCCAAACCCCGCTCGTCTTCCCCTCCTCtaccctcctcccctcagctgctctgctgagctgctccacgTCTTCCCTGCAGCCGGGCGTCACCTGCCAGCCCATCGCGCTGGATTCCGTGCCGCCTTCTCTTTTTCAAGCGCAGCAACGTCACCAGTCGAGCTTCGAACCTTCCAGACCTCCAACAGAGACACAGCACAACCGATTGGCTTTAACTCTAGAGGATAAAG GTTGGCCCGCTCAGATTCCCGGCGTTGTTTCACCTCATGAGCTCCTGCAGAAGCTGCGACTCGTCCAGCACGAGCAAAGAGAAACCCCCAGCGACCCCCTCCGGCCAAGCCCAGGACTCGCGCCCCGATTTGCGGGCCCAACTCAGGGTCTTGCTGAACGGCCCACCCCAGACCGGAGCACAACAGCTCCCAGGGAAAAGCCAGAGAGACAGATTCCA ACGATACCAGCCACCCCGGGCCCAAACCCGCTTCTCTCTCCAAACGTGTTTACCCAAGCAAAGACCTGCCCGGGGTTAACAGGAGCGGCCACAGGGCGTTCCCTGCTTTTCCCCAAACTCCCAGTGCAGCCAGAGGTGCCAGTTCTGTCTAGAAGCCAGCTTCAAGCCACGCTCCTCAGTCTGATCAAG AGTGACAGCTCGTTCCTGGACACCATCTACGAGGCCTACATCAGCCGATTCGctaacagcaccagcagcaagtACTGA
- the dcp1b gene encoding mRNA-decapping enzyme 1B isoform X2, which translates to MKTLTQLEQALAQPQVKCLSHEGGGGEAKTVDIIKMLTNARTDYEKAQPTPEPKEISGSNVLCRNPNLIKPIPVKPNAQDSDYAEPRGLSLATLFGFQKDQQSARPDPVSPLATPLEASSPGLVRPPAARTLTYDDALNPNREVGNAATARSPGRGQAAVTGAQALREVGGNVVAGLVQSSGATQHQRDQDEPQQHCPAIQKLMQGQRAVGGGVGVLQTVSESPENRLCDNGAPVEHHPHPLVPPHHHHHQHQHHQQQLQLDPIKSLFQTPLVFPSSTLLPSAALLSCSTSSLQPGVTCQPIALDSVPPSLFQAQQRHQSSFEPSRPPTETQHNRLALTLEDKGWPAQIPGVVSPHELLQKLRLVQHEQRETPSDPLRPSPGLAPRFAGPTQGLAERPTPDRSTTAPREKPERQIPTIPATPGPNPLLSPNVFTQAKTCPGLTGAATGRSLLFPKLPVQPEVPVLSRSQLQATLLSLIKSDSSFLDTIYEAYISRFANSTSSKY; encoded by the exons ATGAAGAC GCTGACCCAACTGGAGCAGGCTCTTGCTCAGCCCCAGGTCAAGTGTTTGTCCCACGAAGGGGGGGGTGGTGAGGCAAAGACAGTGGACATCATTAAAATGTTGACCAACGCACGGACGGATTATGAAAAG gcCCAGCCCACACCAGAACCGAAGGAGATCAGTGGCAGCAATGTCCTCTGTAGGAACCCCAACCTGATCAAGCCGATCCCTGTGAAACCAAACGCTCAG GACAGTGATTATGCTGAACCCAGGGGCCTCTCCCTGGCCACACTTTTTGGTTTCCAAAAAGATCAGCAGTCAGCCAGACCTGACCCGGTCTCTCCCCTGGCCACCCCTCTGGAGGCGTCGTCACCGGGACTCGTTCGGCCGCCTGCAGCCCGTACGCTGACCTACGACGATGCTTTAAATCCCAACAGAGAAGTAGGAAACGCAGCTACCGCGCGGTCTCCGGGTCGAGGACAAGCAGCCGTAACTGGAGCACAGGCGCTTAGGGAAGTCGGTGGAAACGTGGTTGCGGGCTTGGTTCAAAGTTCCGGTGCCACTCAGCATCAGCGAGATCAAGACGAGCCACAGCAGCACTGCCCAGCCATCCAGAAGCTCATGCAGGGACAGAGAGCCGTCGGTGGCGGCGTAGGAGTACTTCAGACTGTGTCCGAGTCCCCGGAGAATAGGCTGTGTGACAATGGGGCTCCCGTGGAgcatcacccccacccccttgtCCCccctcaccatcaccatcaccagcaccagcaccaccagcagcaactGCAACTTGACCCCATAAAGAGCCTCTTCCAAACCCCGCTCGTCTTCCCCTCCTCtaccctcctcccctcagctgctctgctgagctgctccacgTCTTCCCTGCAGCCGGGCGTCACCTGCCAGCCCATCGCGCTGGATTCCGTGCCGCCTTCTCTTTTTCAAGCGCAGCAACGTCACCAGTCGAGCTTCGAACCTTCCAGACCTCCAACAGAGACACAGCACAACCGATTGGCTTTAACTCTAGAGGATAAAG GTTGGCCCGCTCAGATTCCCGGCGTTGTTTCACCTCATGAGCTCCTGCAGAAGCTGCGACTCGTCCAGCACGAGCAAAGAGAAACCCCCAGCGACCCCCTCCGGCCAAGCCCAGGACTCGCGCCCCGATTTGCGGGCCCAACTCAGGGTCTTGCTGAACGGCCCACCCCAGACCGGAGCACAACAGCTCCCAGGGAAAAGCCAGAGAGACAGATTCCA ACGATACCAGCCACCCCGGGCCCAAACCCGCTTCTCTCTCCAAACGTGTTTACCCAAGCAAAGACCTGCCCGGGGTTAACAGGAGCGGCCACAGGGCGTTCCCTGCTTTTCCCCAAACTCCCAGTGCAGCCAGAGGTGCCAGTTCTGTCTAGAAGCCAGCTTCAAGCCACGCTCCTCAGTCTGATCAAG AGTGACAGCTCGTTCCTGGACACCATCTACGAGGCCTACATCAGCCGATTCGctaacagcaccagcagcaagtACTGA